In Symmachiella dynata, the following are encoded in one genomic region:
- a CDS encoding monooxygenase, which translates to MNHTQNSNATKRIAIIGGGPIGLEAALYGRLAGFDVELYEKGPLAANVRDWGHVRLFSPFRMNASNWGQRAIAEQLPNVGLPQGEQYLTGREYADHYLLPLSRLPKLSECLHEQTTVVGISRMNSWKADLIGNPARGNDPFRLLLRDRSGIERDVSADYVLDCSGVYPHHNWLGAGGLPAVGETSAAGAIEYGIPDILGNRRDLYAGQTTLVIGGGYSAATAITALARLAESDKNTRAIWITRSERTPPLVAIEEDPLPERGTLTAKANRLAMSADSPITLMPQRIIQGIQCLAGQGGFRVIVRHREEHEILSINRIIANVGYRPDRSLYSELQMHECYATSGPIKLAAALLGETSTDCLNQSSNGAETLRNPEPGFFILGAKSYGRDSRFLIRTGLEQIADVYGLLTAEPGAPMSQKSEQGAQQQQ; encoded by the coding sequence TTGAATCACACACAAAATTCAAATGCGACGAAACGCATTGCCATCATTGGCGGCGGCCCGATTGGGTTGGAGGCAGCTCTTTACGGCCGTTTGGCGGGCTTTGACGTTGAGCTCTATGAAAAAGGTCCGTTGGCCGCTAACGTGCGGGACTGGGGACATGTGCGCCTGTTCAGCCCGTTTCGCATGAACGCCTCCAACTGGGGGCAACGCGCGATCGCCGAGCAACTACCCAATGTGGGGCTGCCCCAAGGCGAACAATATCTTACTGGCCGCGAATACGCCGACCATTACCTGCTCCCGTTGAGCCGACTCCCGAAACTGTCTGAATGCCTGCACGAACAGACGACGGTCGTCGGCATCAGTCGCATGAATTCTTGGAAAGCGGACCTGATCGGAAATCCTGCCCGCGGCAATGATCCGTTCCGACTTCTTTTGCGAGATCGCAGCGGAATAGAACGCGATGTGTCCGCTGATTATGTGCTCGATTGCTCGGGCGTTTATCCGCATCACAACTGGCTCGGAGCAGGGGGGCTGCCGGCAGTGGGGGAGACTTCAGCGGCCGGCGCGATCGAATACGGCATCCCGGACATATTGGGCAACCGCCGCGATTTGTATGCGGGGCAGACGACGTTGGTCATTGGCGGTGGTTATTCGGCAGCGACAGCGATTACAGCATTGGCACGACTAGCCGAATCGGATAAAAATACGCGGGCGATTTGGATCACCCGCTCCGAGCGCACACCGCCGCTGGTGGCCATCGAAGAGGACCCCTTGCCCGAGCGCGGTACATTGACGGCGAAGGCCAACCGGTTGGCGATGTCAGCGGACTCGCCGATTACGTTGATGCCGCAACGCATCATTCAGGGAATTCAATGCTTAGCTGGGCAGGGGGGCTTTCGCGTGATTGTTCGTCACCGCGAGGAGCATGAAATTCTCTCCATCAATCGCATCATTGCCAATGTAGGATATCGGCCCGACCGGTCGTTATACAGCGAACTGCAAATGCACGAATGCTATGCCACTTCAGGACCGATCAAGTTGGCGGCTGCGTTGTTGGGGGAGACGTCAACCGATTGCCTGAATCAGTCCAGCAACGGAGCAGAAACGTTGCGCAATCCCGAGCCTGGTTTTTTTATCTTGGGGGCAAAAAGTTATGGGCGCGACTCGCGGTTTTTGATTCGCACGGGTTTGGAGCAGATCGCCGATGTCTACGGTTTGCTGACCGCGGAACCGGGGGCACCCATGTCGCAAAAAAGCGAGCAGGGGGCGCAGCAACAGCAATGA
- a CDS encoding radical SAM protein translates to MSIADIPSVELQALDELWFQVSGTLCNLQCTHCFISCSPHNDSFGYLSLDEVQRRLEESVAFGVKEYYFTGGEPFLNKELIAMLTATLAYGPATVLTNATVLKPEWLRELRAAEEGAVYSLEIRVSIDGPTAAINDPIRGKGTFERAMQGVRLLVEHGFLPIITMTRTWDEADDPEIISAFRTALHELGYRRPRLKILPRLQIGAEAQRTHGYDANDVVTQEMLADYDVGQLICAHSRVITDQGVCVCPILLDSPAAHLGETLAESTSPFPLVHGACYTCYQYGAICTNPSSQVVEQQRAADGEN, encoded by the coding sequence ATGAGCATCGCAGACATCCCGTCCGTTGAACTTCAAGCATTGGATGAGCTTTGGTTTCAGGTCTCTGGCACATTGTGCAATTTGCAGTGCACGCATTGCTTCATCAGTTGTAGTCCGCACAATGACAGCTTCGGGTATCTGTCGCTCGATGAAGTGCAGCGGCGACTTGAGGAATCGGTCGCCTTCGGTGTCAAAGAGTATTACTTCACCGGTGGCGAACCATTTCTGAATAAAGAGTTGATCGCCATGCTAACCGCGACGTTGGCTTATGGCCCCGCCACCGTGCTCACGAATGCGACGGTTCTCAAACCGGAGTGGTTGCGCGAACTTCGCGCTGCGGAAGAGGGGGCGGTCTACAGTTTAGAAATCCGTGTCTCCATCGACGGACCGACTGCTGCGATCAACGATCCGATACGCGGCAAAGGCACATTCGAACGCGCGATGCAGGGCGTAAGACTGCTGGTTGAGCATGGCTTTCTACCCATCATCACGATGACGCGCACCTGGGACGAAGCAGACGATCCCGAAATCATCAGCGCCTTTCGCACAGCGCTGCATGAGTTGGGTTATCGGCGACCGCGATTAAAGATTTTGCCGCGATTACAAATCGGAGCAGAGGCGCAACGGACTCACGGTTACGATGCCAATGATGTTGTCACGCAAGAAATGCTGGCCGATTACGATGTGGGGCAATTGATCTGCGCGCACAGTCGCGTGATCACCGATCAGGGGGTCTGCGTTTGTCCGATCTTGCTCGACTCACCGGCCGCGCATTTGGGGGAGACATTAGCGGAATCGACATCGCCCTTCCCACTTGTCCACGGCGCATGCTACACCTGTTATCAGTATGGCGCGATCTGCACGAATCCTTCGTCACAGGTTGTCGAACAACAGCGCGCCGCGGATGGCGAAAACTGA
- a CDS encoding metallophosphoesterase family protein — MAKTETNESGSCAVHFAVFGGIYNNYLALQAAIEDAKRAGAEALYCLGDMGAFGPYPDRVFAPLRNNSVICIQGNYDNSIGNDLQDCQCGYTDPRDNYFAKLSYDYTYANTSAENRRWLRDLPSEHRIEVDGLRILMCHGSPRKTNEFLWESTTSTQFLDKLADDYQADLILATHTGIHWQRELTGGRRFVNVGVLGRPENDGRTVVWYAQIRTGSDAVAGGIDIQFVPLEYDHLRLAQEMRDERLPQEFVSTIQTGWWTTCLEVLPSKERRRGPF; from the coding sequence ATGGCGAAAACTGAAACGAATGAGTCGGGGAGTTGCGCGGTGCATTTTGCGGTCTTTGGCGGCATCTACAACAACTATCTCGCGCTGCAAGCGGCGATTGAGGATGCAAAGCGCGCCGGTGCCGAGGCGCTCTATTGCCTGGGCGACATGGGGGCGTTTGGTCCGTATCCCGATCGCGTGTTCGCGCCGCTGCGCAACAACAGTGTGATTTGCATTCAAGGCAATTACGACAACAGTATCGGCAACGACCTGCAGGATTGCCAATGTGGTTACACCGATCCCCGCGACAATTATTTTGCCAAGCTGAGTTACGATTACACATACGCCAATACGTCGGCGGAGAACCGTCGTTGGTTGCGCGACTTGCCGAGCGAGCATCGTATCGAAGTGGATGGCCTGAGAATTCTGATGTGTCACGGCAGTCCGCGCAAGACCAATGAGTTTCTCTGGGAGTCGACAACCAGTACACAATTTCTCGACAAGCTCGCCGATGATTATCAGGCCGATCTGATCCTGGCCACGCATACGGGAATTCATTGGCAGCGCGAATTGACCGGCGGGCGACGGTTCGTCAATGTGGGGGTGCTGGGCCGACCCGAAAACGATGGCCGGACGGTGGTTTGGTATGCACAAATTCGCACCGGCAGTGATGCGGTTGCTGGGGGGATTGACATTCAATTCGTACCTCTGGAATATGACCACCTACGTCTGGCGCAAGAGATGCGCGACGAACGTCTACCACAGGAATTTGTGTCGACGATCCAGACCGGTTGGTGGACGACTTGCTTGGAGGTGTTGCCCAGCAAAGAGCGTCGTCGTGGGCCGTTTTGA